In Deinococcus psychrotolerans, a genomic segment contains:
- a CDS encoding LysR family transcriptional regulator: MAIQADGLICFAAVARLGNVSRAAEQLNRSQPALSAQLRGLREAVGEPLYIRRRSGIELTEAGRALLPHALSAERGLRQAREWAEKVHSGQWGQLSLLASVTAAEYFLPQHLAQFCRAFPEVQVKIEACNSQHVEDLMLSGRGELGIVEGELSRLDSALSARPLLEDRLVLVISPQHPWAAGTPQLADLSRCLLIQREPGSGTRAVTERAFQLLGLERRTLLEASGTQTIKELVMQGVGAAFLSSLAVQREVGAGQLLMLEFPELSLARPLTLVTLEGQPLSLPAQQFIKLLTATQTTAGQNSEV, from the coding sequence GTGGCAATTCAAGCAGATGGTCTGATTTGTTTTGCGGCGGTGGCTCGGCTCGGCAACGTGTCACGGGCTGCCGAGCAACTCAACCGCAGTCAACCGGCTCTCTCGGCTCAGTTGCGCGGGCTGCGCGAAGCGGTGGGCGAGCCGCTCTATATCAGACGCCGCAGCGGTATCGAACTCACCGAAGCGGGCCGGGCGCTGCTGCCGCACGCACTGAGTGCTGAGCGCGGCCTGCGTCAGGCGCGGGAGTGGGCCGAGAAAGTGCATTCGGGGCAGTGGGGCCAGCTTTCGCTGCTGGCCAGCGTGACCGCTGCGGAGTATTTTTTGCCCCAGCACCTCGCACAGTTTTGCCGAGCGTTTCCGGAGGTGCAGGTCAAGATCGAGGCCTGCAATTCGCAGCACGTCGAAGACCTGATGCTGTCCGGGCGGGGCGAACTGGGCATCGTCGAGGGCGAACTCTCGCGGCTCGACAGCGCCCTGAGCGCCCGCCCCCTGCTGGAAGACCGGCTGGTGCTGGTGATCTCGCCGCAGCACCCCTGGGCCGCCGGAACTCCCCAGTTGGCCGATCTGAGCCGCTGCCTACTGATTCAGCGCGAGCCGGGATCGGGGACGCGGGCCGTCACCGAACGCGCCTTCCAGCTTCTGGGGCTGGAGCGGCGCACCTTGCTGGAAGCCAGCGGCACCCAGACCATTAAAGAACTGGTGATGCAGGGGGTGGGCGCGGCGTTTCTCTCGTCGCTGGCCGTTCAGCGCGAGGTCGGGGCGGGCCAACTGCTGATGCTGGAATTTCCCGAACTCTCGCTGGCCCGTCCGCTGACGCTGGTGACACTGGAGGGTCAGCCGCTCAGCTTGCCCGCTCAGCAGTTCATCAAGTTGCTGACCGCCACGCAGACGACAGCAGGGCAAAACAGTGAGGTCTAG
- a CDS encoding DinB family protein: MDELLTLLDYHAWATERTVQTLTPLSAEEFGRDLGSSHGGIGGTLAHLYGSELIWTARLRGEKPPGFPAPGELLPLSELLPRWLVHLQERRALVVQLPPEQLLHYDNLWGEPMVSRVDDSLRHIVNHASYHRGQVVGMLRQLGHSAVNTDLIGFYRQQNRS, encoded by the coding sequence GTGGACGAACTCCTGACCCTGCTCGATTACCACGCCTGGGCAACCGAGCGCACTGTGCAGACGCTGACGCCGCTCAGCGCCGAAGAATTTGGCCGCGATCTGGGCAGCAGTCACGGCGGCATCGGCGGCACGCTGGCGCATCTCTACGGCTCTGAGCTGATCTGGACGGCGCGGCTCAGAGGGGAGAAGCCGCCCGGTTTTCCAGCGCCCGGTGAACTGCTGCCACTGTCTGAGCTGCTGCCCCGCTGGCTGGTTCACTTGCAGGAGCGCCGCGCTTTGGTGGTTCAATTGCCGCCAGAGCAGCTTCTGCACTACGACAATCTTTGGGGAGAGCCGATGGTGAGTCGGGTAGATGACAGTCTGCGCCACATCGTCAACCACGCCAGCTATCACCGGGGTCAGGTGGTGGGGATGCTGCGCCAGCTCGGTCACAGCGCCGTCAATACGGATTTGATCGGCTTTTACCGGCAGCAGAACCGAAGCTAG
- a CDS encoding YeiH family protein, whose product MSSAPAPHQPSRFQSQFAQLLPGLLLSGAVAGSALWLDTQGWLSSFGLSSLTLAIVLGILVGNTFYTRLAPTAQPGVTFSKGALLRLGIILYGLRLTIQQILGVGLGGLLADLLMLSSTFFLAFWLGTRWLRLDAQTAILIGAGSSICGAAAVMATEPIVKAQAEKVAVAVATVVIFGTIGIFLYPQMDAWHWWPFSGLHFGVYIGSTVHEVAQVVAAGRAISPQVADAAVTVKLLRVILLAPFLMLLSYFWGRSEPRRTDQRGAQKGSAEKVKLSIPWFAFAFIGVALFNSLHLLPVRLLHNLITLDTLLLSMAMAALGLTTHFGAIRQAGAKPLLLGAVLMVWLVGAGGLVQGFLMSVGL is encoded by the coding sequence ATGTCTTCCGCTCCCGCTCCGCACCAACCCTCCCGATTTCAGTCTCAGTTCGCTCAACTGCTGCCCGGTCTGCTGCTCTCTGGCGCGGTGGCGGGCAGTGCGCTGTGGCTGGACACGCAGGGCTGGCTCAGCTCATTTGGCCTCAGCAGCCTGACCCTGGCGATTGTGCTGGGCATTTTGGTGGGCAACACCTTTTACACCCGCCTCGCCCCCACCGCGCAACCGGGCGTCACCTTCAGCAAGGGTGCGCTGCTGCGGCTGGGCATCATCTTGTACGGTCTGCGCCTGACCATTCAGCAGATTCTGGGCGTGGGGCTGGGCGGGCTGCTGGCTGATCTGCTGATGCTCAGCAGCACCTTCTTTCTGGCGTTCTGGCTGGGCACGCGCTGGCTGAGGCTCGATGCCCAGACGGCCATTCTGATCGGCGCGGGCAGCAGCATCTGCGGCGCTGCCGCCGTGATGGCCACCGAACCCATCGTCAAGGCGCAGGCCGAGAAGGTCGCGGTGGCTGTCGCCACAGTGGTCATCTTCGGCACCATCGGCATTTTCTTGTATCCGCAGATGGATGCCTGGCACTGGTGGCCGTTTTCGGGGCTTCACTTCGGGGTCTACATCGGCTCGACGGTTCACGAGGTCGCGCAGGTGGTCGCCGCAGGCCGCGCCATCAGCCCGCAGGTGGCTGACGCGGCGGTGACGGTCAAGCTGCTGCGGGTCATCTTGCTCGCGCCGTTTTTAATGCTGCTGTCGTACTTCTGGGGCCGCTCAGAGCCGCGCCGCACCGATCAGCGCGGCGCACAAAAAGGCAGTGCAGAGAAAGTCAAGCTGAGCATTCCCTGGTTTGCCTTCGCCTTCATCGGCGTGGCGCTGTTTAACTCGCTCCACCTGCTGCCGGTGCGCTTACTGCACAACCTGATCACCCTTGATACCCTGCTGCTCAGCATGGCGATGGCCGCGCTGGGCCTGACCACCCACTTCGGAGCCATCCGTCAGGCCGGGGCCAAGCCGCTGCTGCTGGGCGCGGTGTTGATGGTCTGGTTGGTGGGAGCCGGGGGATTGGTGCAGGGGTTTTTGATGAGCGTGGGGCTGTAG